One Perca flavescens isolate YP-PL-M2 chromosome 16, PFLA_1.0, whole genome shotgun sequence genomic window, TTTCTATCTACCCACAGGTTCTATCTTAGAACATTTTACTCAAGCTAGCCACATCAATGGCTATATATTGTCTGAATATAATCAATGTGAACATCAATGCACTTATGAAATGATAAGTCAGCAAGCTAGTTGAGATGGATGCACTTGTCAGTATGGGATCAATGAATAagcatctttttttatatatataagattgtattttatttattgattcattGAAATTTGAGGAAAACTATTCCACTAAGAGTAAATACATACAGGTATACAAGTACATGTTGTATGTATAAATTCATGATAACCAAGGAAAAGAAGCATATATTGTGTACACAATTGgcatgtatacagtatgtatgtatgtatgtatgtatgtatgtatatgtgcatgCCTGGGTTGAACTATTAATTTTTATCTACTTCCAGTTTTATCTAAAAAATCTTTTACTCATTTTAAAATTGTCATGAAACTGctaaaatcttgttttttcaCTATTTGTCATTACAAATCTCAAACCATTTTTTTACAGGTATGATACTGCTGTtagttacatttaaaatatctcaaaaatacaaacaaaattgAACCCTTAATGACTTTACAATATGAAGTGAGCAAGCTAGTTAAAGTGGAAGCCAATCTTTGTATGGGAGCAATAAAGCAGCCACTTTTTTGATTTGAAGGCtttcttttattcattcattaaacTGCAAGTTTGTTTTAGAAAAACTATTCCACTGAGTGTGAATATTCAACACAGTAAATGCATATATCAATTTATGATTAACAAGGAATATATTAACAATGACCAATTTcttaaagttattgtaaaacaaatggaaaaaaagtaaaagcaagGTACGCATACTATGGAAGGTAATCAAAAACCACTCCATTCAAAGAAGAAATGATAAGTTAATTAATAGTTTCTCTATTTTATATTAACGTACTGTaatatttacattgttttaGATGCATTATGAACATTTATAGCCGTCAATCTGTCTTCTTATCTGCTGCTATAAAGGATCCATTGGCAGTGGCATCACCGTTGCTTTCAGGCTGAAACACATGAGaaagaaactttaaaaatgcaaattatCGTCATGAAGATGTTCTAAAACTAACACCAGTATCAGTCATGTTTAGGTCAAGTGAAACCCAACTTAACCTTCAAAAGCCAATCAAAATACTTCTTTTGAAGCAATTATCTGATATTCCTGCACTAGAGCAGGTCAATATGGCTGAAATTAATATCATGTTAGAAAGAACCCTTCTACTATAGTCTACTGATACTCAATGTACAATACAATATTGAGCCCTACAGctctacaaaaataaataaataaaagaaaaagggtttaattattaaaatgtcataACGATGCACCGATACCACATTTTTCTTAGACCAAGTACAAGTACTTACATTTGGGTACTCGCCAATACAGAGTACCGATATAAGTACTTAATAATCCCTCTGAGGTCTGAGGGtgttttcagacacacagatgatttTGACCTGCTCTGATATTGTTGTCAACAAATGTAAGCCATATTCTCAAAGTACCATGTCTTTTTGCTATTGTCAGTTTAGTGCCCGTGGGCTGGACATTTCCCTGAGCTagtgtcaataaaataaatcatattccTGATATCAAAATACTGAGTGAAGTTTAGCAAGAATGAAGAACGCAAAGTCCGATGATGCCATTCACATGCATATTAATTAGCCATGTGGATTTACTGCTGTTAGAGAGAATAGTTTGTTTACGCCAGCAGCTATCAGTGTTTCcgctagaaaaaaaaattggtgcCGGTTATGGGACCTGTAAGGTTTCATTTTACCGGTCAAATGGGAAAAGTTCCGGTCAAATATTTTCCTCCGTGTTTATTgcgcttaaaaaaacaactgataGGCAGGCTATTTAAAGAATAATATCATCAAGGGATGTAGATTTATACTATTTGTattgaaatgtaggctacttgctACAGGCAGAGAGGTTAAAAGAATTAAATCAATGCACATAACATTGTGCTGATAATTGTGCTGAAATAGGCCTACTTTCCATTTTTCAACAAACTGGCTCATAAAATTATAAAGTGCTGAATAGAATCAAAATAATTGTAAACAAGTGTCTTTCTGCAACTGGCGATGCGCATAAGCCTTTGCCTTCCCCCAAGGCGACGTCGCTGCGCTGTTTTGATGCGGTTCTTCAGGGAGAAGCCTCTCTCTGCTGGCACACTGGAGACGGGAATTACGCAGGTTACTTTGGCCAGTATGACCCTCTCCGGATAGATTTCACCATAATCCCAATAAGCTTTGCAGGCTGTTTAGAAAGTCAAGCCTCCGTAAGAGCTGTCATCTTTAATGGCATCTGGGTGTGCTCCTTTTCCGCCGCCTACCTGCTCGACTAAGAATGTCACGTTGCTATGAGGTGGTATCGGAGTAATTTTATAATTACAAGTACATGCGCACGTTGTCGGGCTGATCCCTGAtactggcatcggtatcggtgCACCCCTAATAACAAAATTATTACTTTTCTATTAACTTACCATGCAAGTCCCATTACTCTTTTCGCTAACTTTTTTGTCAGTAGCGCCAGTCTCCTGAACCGCTTTTTTGGTCCAGAATGTATTAATAATCGGTGAAATGAAAGGATAGAGGAAAGGCTCCAGGAACCTCTTGTAGACCCACAACAGGACAGGAATCACAATACAGGGAATGCACACCATGGCTGTGGCTGAAACCGGCTGCCCAAAATGAAGAATCTGAAGCAGAGAAAGAACACACAGAGATTCACAAGCTTATGCATGTACATAAGCAAGCTTATGCTTATGTAATAGTAATGTGCCTTTATCTCAGTCACCACAGGGGTGTTAAAcattttatgcaaatgaatgaaGGATAGATAATTTTATATATTGATTTCATTAGACAAGACTAGACTAGATATCCTTGTGGGCTATATGGGGGGCATTTAAAACCCTGCATATCTGTCCATGAGAGTACACCtgaaaatacaaattaattgACTGAATAGTGAAATTAAACTTATATATAAATGCTGAGCAGTTACTACACAAAAGCATGAACAATCAAGAAATTCAATACCCTTATGAAACAAACGGACACATTTTCTTGTAGGCTTGGAGGTTGATGCTAGGTGTCTGCTAAGATCTGTGCATATGATTTATGAATGAGGTCCATTAATCGTGAACAGAGAAACCAGGATTTTGATGCCTGACCAAAACACTGTATGTCTAATAAACTTAATGCTGACAGTGTGCGGGACTTCTGTTTTCCTATGCACCTGTTGACCAGGCGTGCATTAGATAAAACTTAGTTGGACTTTGAAGAATAGAAGCTAAAttatcaaaaatatataaaaactacaAAACTTGGTTTCTCAATTGTCATATattgtacagattgtaaagcaaatgtgtgatattgggctatataaataaaattgatgtAACTATTGTTGTGACGTCTGCTCACAGTGCCCCAGTTGATTGAGAGCCAAAACAACAGCAACGTTTACCAGCAATTAGCCATCCACAAGATGATACATCTTTAGGATGATTTGTCACTGGTCATTCATAGTAATGCCTGTTAAGAGTTGCAGTACACAGATAAATATCAGCCAACCAGACTGTAGTGTCGACAGTGCTTCACAAGGGGGAGTAGAACAAGCAGATTTTAAGTGTCAAGATGCGAATTGTATCTGATAACGTTGATTCTCCATATCACTTTAGTAAGCACATTTCTTATGCCTTCCTCCACCAGTTCTTAAAGCAGTGAGGTTTGTCACCAGCGACCTGTTAGTAAAACTGGTGTTTAAAAAGCTAATGTTAAGTTAAACATAGCAGAAAAGAGGCGGTGTTCTCTGCTCTCCTTTGCCACATTAATCGTCGACCTGTCGTGGCCCTTCTTGAGACTCCAGAGAAAAATCTTAACTTAACTTGTCTTTTGTAACTGATCAGCGTCATCAGAGTGGCTGATacacagctaacgttaatgctagCTTCCTACCATCGCTCGGTAACGTTATGAGGAATTATAATTAACCTGCAGACTAAAAAGCATTTTTCTAGCCATACATTAACTGAGTAAGAATTCTCACCTAAGCTGATGACAAAATAACCACAGTTGTCACGTACTGCCGCTGTAGACGGGTTATATTATTCTCGTGTGTTTTGGTATCTGCTGTGAAGTCTCCGGAATGCGATTACACATGCGCAATACCTACTTCCGTAGAAGAAGCGACTAGAAGCGGAAGTTGTCCGGGGCGTGAATCTTTCTTCAAAGCACAATCAACCACCACATGAGTTTCTGAATAACAACTTTGTAAGTGACTGACACATTATCAGAGTTAACAGTAAAAAGTTGTAAACGTTTATTTACTGGGGATGCTAGATAGTGCAATACATGGCACTGAAATTAGCGGCATCTCGCTATTTACGGTGTTTGTAACTGCTACATGTGATGCCTAGCTTAAAATATCAATAGGTAAATAACAAGACAGCTAATTGACAGCTTCGTGCGTGTATTACATGAAGCTTTTAAGTCAAGCGTTCCCTCtggatttgaaaatgaaaatggtaTCCAATAAAAGAGGCCTCTATGTAACAACATTTTCGACATTTAGTTAACTTAGCTATTTCATAGTTTTGTGCAGATGTTACTCTCCAGAACCAGAACATTTGTTGTTCAGACGTTCCTTGTAAagtctgtgtgtctttcattTCAGTCCCACAATGCCTCTGTCAACCCAGTCGCAAGGCGATGCCGAACAATACGTTTTAGTGGCCAGTTTGGATAACGCTCGCAATTTGTCCAACATACTGAAAGCAATCACATTTAAAGACCATGCCATCTTCAGCGCCACACCCAACGGCCTCAAGGTTACTGTGGAGGACTCCAAATGTCTGCAAGCCAATGCCTTCATCCAGGTGGGCTTGCTTTACATAGTAGTTTACTTTAGTAGTACTTTTGCATTGAACAAACACAGGAAGTGATCCAGCTGAATGCAGGAGAGTCTTGTGTTTCTGTTAAATGTTTCCCTTCAATGGCGATACTTGGAATAGCAGGCATGTCTTCTTTTTGTTCCAGGCTGAGATCTTCCAAGAGTTCACCATAAGGGACGATTCGGTGGGTTTTCAGGTCAACCTCACAGTTCTGTTGGACTGCCTCAATATATTTGGAGGAAGCACAGTACCAGGTAAAGATGAAGGaatcagtaaataaataatccaaatatacatttatttaaacaactttTTCTAGCTTTGTTCATATTTTAGCTATAGTTAGATTATTATCCCTTCTCAgatataattttacattttcattaacTCCCTCGTGCAATGATGCAGGAGTATCAACAGCCTTGCGGATGTGCTACAAGGGCTACGGTTACCCCCTGACCCTGTTCCTAGAGGAGGGTGGAGTCGTGACTGTGTGCAAGATCAACACCCAAGAACCAGAAGAGCCAGTGGACTTTGAGTTCTGCAGCACCAACGTCACAAATAAGGTAAACATTCACTATTTCATGTAAAGATGGGGATAAACTACTTTTCAGTTTTCTTACAATGTCACTTACTTTACAAACACATTAGGGATATTTGTGACAGCATCTGCAagttttattaaaacaacacacaacTGATTACTACTCATGCACCTCTGTCTCTTTTCAAAGGTGATCCTGCTGTCAGAAAGTCTGAAGGAAGCCTTTTCTGAGCTGGACATGACCAGTGAGGTGCTTCAGATCACTATGTCCCCCAGCCAGCCATACTTTAGGTGTGTTATCAAAACTAAAACAGCATTGCTGCTTATTAATGTTTACAGGACATTTGGCTAATTGTTATATTGCTAAAACTCCAAAGAACCATGTTTAGAATACATTCAACTCCTTTCAGTAATGAAACAGTTAAATCTTTTAAGGTTGGGGGCGACCTCGAGCTCACACAGTAAGAGCGTGCACCCcgggtttgagtctgacctgcggccctttgctacgtgtcatctcccatctctctctcccacctttccgtcactatcaaataaagggaaaagccaccTAAAACTTTTTTCAAGGTTAAGGAAGTACACTAAACTCTAAAGCTTTTTTTGTTAGATTATACCAAACAAAAATCACCTCCTGCACACGGTCACTGCTTATATGTTAAATGGATTGAATAGCAACGTTTTAGTCGCGACCTTCGTCAGGGATTCTGTTATAACAAAATGAAGAAATCTACTATTTATTGTTCAGACTTCTTACAACCTTTCAGCTAAGGTGCTCTTCACTTTTTTCTGCTCTTCAGGTTGTCTACGTTTGGGAACTCTGGAAATGCCCATTATGATTATCCCAAAGACTCTGACATGATGGAGCTTTTCCGATGCACCAAGACACAAACCAACAGGTATGCACCGAGAAATAGTCTATACTAACCCTGGGGTGGACTAGGGGAACTGGAGATTAGTAAACATATGAAAAGAATGGCATTGACAAAGTAGTGGATGAATTGACATAACATGTTATTTATTTCCCATAAGTTCTTTTTGAGTTGCATTTAGTTGCCTTATGCTTCGTGAAGTGGTGATGGACTCGTCTCTTTAAAAGCTGATAACTGATGATTACGATCCAATTCATACACCTCTATAATCTAACTACTTTTGTAATAACCTGACGGAAGACATTTAAATTGTCACATTGATTGCTTTGTTCCATTTAATTGTCTCACAGAGCCACAGCAGTGAGTCAAAATATCTGCTATGAAAAGGGCCAATTCTGTTGTCCACCTCTAGTAACACACACTGAGGAATTCTCTTCTCTATATCTGCCTGTAATGAGTTTTATTAAAGCGCCACCTTCTGTGCTGTCCTCTGTTCATTGGCGACAGGTACAAGATGTCCCTGCTGAAGCCGTCCACCAAAGCCCTGGCTTTGTCCTGTAAAGTCTCTGTGAGGACAGACAGCAGGGGCTTCCTCTCTCTGCAGTACCTGGTCAGGAACGACGATGGACAGATCTGCTTCGTAGAATATTTTTGTTGTCCTgacgaggaggtggaggagcagTAATTAATCTGTGGAATTCCCCTTTAAACAAGCACCTTAACTTCAGTGGTGGCCAGTTGCTTTGAATTTGTAGGCATTCCAGTGGGGTACACACTGGAAATAAATGCTGGACTTAATGGGCCAAATGGATAATGGACACAGTGGCAAAGGCTGCATTGTTTTTACCAAATGACCTGGTTCACAATTAGCCAAGTCATTCGAGTGGAGCATTTCCACTGGATTTGTGGAAAGATAATGTCACCTACCTGGTCTTGTCCCTGTGTGAAGTTAGACCATTATTATAAcgagtacataattccatacaGATATGTACTACTGTTTGTTACTATGGAGACTGAGCTACTTGTCTCCCCCGCCTGTAACTTCATGAGCATGCAGTTTGTAGACCAATTGATCTGGTCATGGTCTGTGCAGTACAATATTTTTCTGGAGCTTCTGCCTTTTTTCTTTGACACGTGGAGCGAGCTGGTTGATGGCCCAGAAAAGAAGAGATTTAAGACATGTCACAGGATAGTTTCCTCAAGGTGTCCAACGTTGCAGTTATACAGTAGGTCTGCTCTCCACAGGCCTTCGATTTCCCTGCAGCTCTCCACACACATTGCTGTAATTGTCCATTTCTATGGACACCTTTGACAACCACTTGTTAGGAGTATATCGGACAACACAGACAGTAagtttaaattgttttattttcatgacataGAAAACTGCAGTCACTCAAAATcaataaacaatgtttttttacacTGATGGAATATTTACTTTTTGCTGTATTGTTAAAGTTGAGACTTTTATGGCCAGCTACAATCTGCAAAATCTTACATTGGGTGAACCCACAACTACGGCAACAAATGTTATACACAAAGTAAATATTTAAGATTTTATATTGTCAAAACTGATAGTTAAAATGACATTTTGCACATTAAGTCTTCTCTTGCTGCACGGTCACCTTTCCTTGAGACAATAGTGAATCATGGCAGCAGTAAGCCACTCACTCGGAATCGCGTCCCTCCAGTTACCTGCGTGCCATCCTTTGTCTTTTGAAAGCTTTGTGTTTGTTCTTCTTCGTCACTTTAGGCGCAGGTGCTTCTGTTTGGATGTGAACAGCCTTCTCCTCAGCTGGCGTTAGGAAGACGTCAGCTGTAACGTCTTTGGCCACTTCCTGCTTCGCTTCAGTCCTCTTCGTTTTCTGCATCTCCTTCACCATTTGCTTTTCACGCACTCTGGCTGCTGCTGCCAGTCGGATCTCTCGCCGGTGCTGTGGGTGTGTGAAGAGAAATGTAACTGACAATCAAACTAAtagcagggtttctgcaggtttcaccaagtcaaatttaagacctttagaACGACAAAAGTACAACAaaatgcagagtcacaaaaGTACTTGCAAGGTacataaatgtattcaaattgaataaaaagcTACAGTGATAATCTGTACATATAcagaaaattatatttggactagcgaaaaagaactacaacaccacagaataaaaaaacaaaattaagacgtttaaaataatgtaagacctagaacacaatacttgagCAAATTTAGGACTTTAAGGCCTAAAAtattgattttgaaattttagactttaaGACCCCATGAAACCCTGAATAGGATATAGCAGGGTAATGCATCAGGCACACCACATGCTTACAATCTAAACTAGCAGGCACTGGATTTTTACCATGTTGGGAGACTTGAATTCTGGGTTTTCAAAGAGTGTAGGCCCTCCAAAGCTCCCCTGAAAGATCTTGATGAGGTTGAGAACCAAGCG contains:
- the c21h18orf32 gene encoding UPF0729 protein C18orf32 homolog is translated as MVCIPCIVIPVLLWVYKRFLEPFLYPFISPIINTFWTKKAVQETGATDKKVSEKSNGTCMPESNGDATANGSFIAADKKTD
- the rad1 gene encoding cell cycle checkpoint protein RAD1, whose amino-acid sequence is MPLSTQSQGDAEQYVLVASLDNARNLSNILKAITFKDHAIFSATPNGLKVTVEDSKCLQANAFIQAEIFQEFTIRDDSVGFQVNLTVLLDCLNIFGGSTVPGVSTALRMCYKGYGYPLTLFLEEGGVVTVCKINTQEPEEPVDFEFCSTNVTNKVILLSESLKEAFSELDMTSEVLQITMSPSQPYFRLSTFGNSGNAHYDYPKDSDMMELFRCTKTQTNRYKMSLLKPSTKALALSCKVSVRTDSRGFLSLQYLVRNDDGQICFVEYFCCPDEEVEEQ